A single Kryptolebias marmoratus isolate JLee-2015 linkage group LG16, ASM164957v2, whole genome shotgun sequence DNA region contains:
- the sept7b gene encoding septin 7b isoform X1 produces the protein MAQQKNLDGYVGFASLPNQVYRKSVKRGFEFTLMVVGESGLGKSTLINSLFLTDLYSAEYPGPSHRIKKTVQVEQSKVLIKEGGVQLLLTIVDTPGFGDAVDNSNCWQPIIDHIDSKFEDYLNSESRVNRRQMPDSRIHCCLYFIAPSGHGLKPLDIEFMKRLHEKVNVIPMIAKADTLTPEECQQFKKQIMREIQEHKIKIYEFPETDDEEENRLVKKIKDKLPLAVVGSNTIIEVNGKRVRGRQYPWGVAEVENSDHCDFTILRDMLIRTHMQDLKDVTNNVHYENYRSRKLAAVTYNGVDNNKAKGQLSTKLDTVEGMSPLAQMEEERREHVAKMKKMEMEMEQVFEMKVKEKVQKLKDSEAELQRRHEQMKKNLEAQHKELEEKRRVFEEERVNWETQQRLEQQKLEASRTLDKNKKKGKIF, from the exons CT CAACAAAAGAACCTGGATGGATATGTTGGCTTTGCAAGCCTTCCCAACCAAGTGTACAGGAAGTCCGTGAAGAGGGGCTTCGAGTTCACCCTGATGGTCGTGG gTGAGTCAGGACTGGGCAAGTCGACTTTGATCAATTCTCTGTTCCTGACAGACCTGTATTCAGCCGAGTATCCCGGACCGTCGCACAGAATCAAGAAGACCGTACAG gTGGAGCAGTCGAAAGTGTTAATAAAGGAGGGTGGcgtccagctgctgctcacaATAGTCGACACCCCGGGGTTTGGAGATGCTGTCGACAACAGCAACTG CTGGCAGCCGATCATCGACCACATAGACAGCAAGTTCGAGGACTACCTGAACTCAGAATCCCGGGTGAACCGGCGACAGATGCCCGACAGCCGAATCCACTGCTGCCTTTACTTCATCGCCCCCTCCGGACACGG ACTGAAGCCCTTGGACATCGAGTTCATGAAACGGTTGCATGAGAAAGTCAATGTCATCCCGATGATCGCCAAAGCAGACACTCTCACCCCGGAGGAATGCCAACAGTTCAAGAAGCAG ATCATGAGAGAAATCCAGGAGCACAAAATCAAGATTTACGAGTTTCCCGAGACGGATGACGAAGAAGAAAACAGGCTGGTGAAGAAGATTAAA gACAAGCTGCCGCTGGCTGTGGTCGGAAGCAACACCATCATCGAGGTGAACGGCAAGAGAGTGAGAGGAAGACAGTACCCCTGGGGCGTCGCAGAAG TGGAAAACAGCGACCATTGTGACTTCACCATCCTCAGGGACATGCTCATCAG AACTCACATGCAGGACCTGAAGGACGTGACGAACAACGTCCACTATGAAAACTACCGGAGCAGGAAGCTGGCCGCTGTCACCTACAACGGAGTGGACAACAACAAAGCGAAGGGACAACTGTCCACCAA acttGACACAGTTGAAGGAAT GAGCCCTCTGGCCCAGATGGAGGAGGAGCGGCGAGAGCACGTGGCTAAAATGAAGAAGATGGAGATGGAAATGGAGCAGGTGTTTGAGATGAAAGTCAAGGAAAAAGTGCAGAAGCTCAAAGACTCCGAAGCagag CTCCAGCGGCGTCACGAGCAGATGAAGAAGAACCTGGAGGCTCAGCacaaggagctggaggagaagaGGCGTGTCTTCGAGGAGGAGAGGGTAAACTGGGAGACCCAACAGCGGCTGGAGCAGCAGAAACTGGAGGCCTCCAG GActctggacaaaaacaaaaagaaaggcaaGATCTTCTAG
- the sept7b gene encoding septin 7b isoform X2 yields the protein MAQQKNLDGYVGFASLPNQVYRKSVKRGFEFTLMVVGESGLGKSTLINSLFLTDLYSAEYPGPSHRIKKTVQVEQSKVLIKEGGVQLLLTIVDTPGFGDAVDNSNCWQPIIDHIDSKFEDYLNSESRVNRRQMPDSRIHCCLYFIAPSGHGLKPLDIEFMKRLHEKVNVIPMIAKADTLTPEECQQFKKQIMREIQEHKIKIYEFPETDDEEENRLVKKIKDKLPLAVVGSNTIIEVNGKRVRGRQYPWGVAEVENSDHCDFTILRDMLIRTHMQDLKDVTNNVHYENYRSRKLAAVTYNGVDNNKAKGQLSTKSPLAQMEEERREHVAKMKKMEMEMEQVFEMKVKEKVQKLKDSEAELQRRHEQMKKNLEAQHKELEEKRRVFEEERVNWETQQRLEQQKLEASRTLDKNKKKGKIF from the exons CT CAACAAAAGAACCTGGATGGATATGTTGGCTTTGCAAGCCTTCCCAACCAAGTGTACAGGAAGTCCGTGAAGAGGGGCTTCGAGTTCACCCTGATGGTCGTGG gTGAGTCAGGACTGGGCAAGTCGACTTTGATCAATTCTCTGTTCCTGACAGACCTGTATTCAGCCGAGTATCCCGGACCGTCGCACAGAATCAAGAAGACCGTACAG gTGGAGCAGTCGAAAGTGTTAATAAAGGAGGGTGGcgtccagctgctgctcacaATAGTCGACACCCCGGGGTTTGGAGATGCTGTCGACAACAGCAACTG CTGGCAGCCGATCATCGACCACATAGACAGCAAGTTCGAGGACTACCTGAACTCAGAATCCCGGGTGAACCGGCGACAGATGCCCGACAGCCGAATCCACTGCTGCCTTTACTTCATCGCCCCCTCCGGACACGG ACTGAAGCCCTTGGACATCGAGTTCATGAAACGGTTGCATGAGAAAGTCAATGTCATCCCGATGATCGCCAAAGCAGACACTCTCACCCCGGAGGAATGCCAACAGTTCAAGAAGCAG ATCATGAGAGAAATCCAGGAGCACAAAATCAAGATTTACGAGTTTCCCGAGACGGATGACGAAGAAGAAAACAGGCTGGTGAAGAAGATTAAA gACAAGCTGCCGCTGGCTGTGGTCGGAAGCAACACCATCATCGAGGTGAACGGCAAGAGAGTGAGAGGAAGACAGTACCCCTGGGGCGTCGCAGAAG TGGAAAACAGCGACCATTGTGACTTCACCATCCTCAGGGACATGCTCATCAG AACTCACATGCAGGACCTGAAGGACGTGACGAACAACGTCCACTATGAAAACTACCGGAGCAGGAAGCTGGCCGCTGTCACCTACAACGGAGTGGACAACAACAAAGCGAAGGGACAACTGTCCACCAA GAGCCCTCTGGCCCAGATGGAGGAGGAGCGGCGAGAGCACGTGGCTAAAATGAAGAAGATGGAGATGGAAATGGAGCAGGTGTTTGAGATGAAAGTCAAGGAAAAAGTGCAGAAGCTCAAAGACTCCGAAGCagag CTCCAGCGGCGTCACGAGCAGATGAAGAAGAACCTGGAGGCTCAGCacaaggagctggaggagaagaGGCGTGTCTTCGAGGAGGAGAGGGTAAACTGGGAGACCCAACAGCGGCTGGAGCAGCAGAAACTGGAGGCCTCCAG GActctggacaaaaacaaaaagaaaggcaaGATCTTCTAG